In a single window of the Saccharothrix australiensis genome:
- the cofC gene encoding 2-phospho-L-lactate guanylyltransferase, translating into MRADVDLVVPVKTLQRAKTRLVGVTDDRPALALAFALDTIAAALPAVRGVLAITEDPAVAAELRAMGVASVPGPEGLNEALRFGADVLRRRDRRSVVGALQADLPALRTDELARALAAAEGRSFCPDRQGTGTTLLLSAPGGDLDPRFGTGSAEAHARDAVALVGPWPSLRNDVDTAADLELAAGLGLGPRTCEALSPVC; encoded by the coding sequence GTGCGTGCCGACGTGGACCTCGTGGTGCCGGTCAAGACCCTGCAACGGGCGAAGACGCGGCTGGTGGGGGTGACCGACGACCGGCCGGCGCTGGCGCTGGCGTTCGCCCTGGACACCATCGCCGCCGCGCTGCCCGCCGTGCGGGGGGTGCTCGCCATCACCGAGGACCCGGCGGTGGCGGCGGAGCTGCGGGCGATGGGCGTGGCCTCGGTGCCGGGGCCGGAGGGGCTGAACGAGGCGCTGCGGTTCGGGGCGGACGTGCTGCGGCGGCGGGACCGGCGCTCGGTGGTGGGCGCGTTGCAGGCCGACCTGCCCGCGCTGCGGACCGACGAGCTGGCGCGGGCGCTGGCGGCGGCCGAGGGGCGGTCGTTCTGCCCGGACCGGCAGGGCACCGGGACGACGCTGCTGCTGTCCGCGCCGGGCGGGGACCTGGACCCGAGGTTCGGCACGGGTTCGGCGGAGGCGCACGCGCGGGACGCGGTGGCGCTGGTCGGGCCGTGGCCGTCGCTGCGCAACGACGTGGACACGGCGGCCGACCTGGAGCTGGCGGCGGGCCTCGGCCTGGGGCCGCGCACGTGCGAGGCGCTGAGCCCGGTCTGCTGA
- a CDS encoding LVIVD repeat-containing protein, which translates to MRVLAGVVAGVLLGFLGCGGATAAPAPGAPVGQDAPAPAGAPSGGLAPAAKNVELRKSIPETAGAISINFAQYRHRDVMFVSGTFGLKTYDVTNQDDPKLLDHLTKKELALPGDDPEQRFWENEDVTVDPKRKLVFLARERTAFGRQPGNERPTGVYIVSAADPANLELLNFAQMGTGHITTCINDCTYLWTTGYDGTPSNDPDTYRRSGKVFVTDLRDPRNPKTLTTYVDLNRNQGETHMTHDVQVDGAGIAWVAGTGGTRGYHTRGWHRDPLTGKVRQATPYDPVPYAGGAAPKLDMPTSFSHNSFRPVGRTLADGPRPTREHPAGSLLLHTEEAFGSATCKDQGRFVISSLEGSTNGESWRATPDKPFTLKTVGVWSPDDQEGTVPGPDVFCSAHYFDVKQRIVAYSWYEQGTRFLDITDPKNPIQVAYWRPEGAVSWAPYFHRDRVVVADFGRGVEVLKLTKGAYDAQETHTNVTLKTSPSTESARSTDGPRKRLPLAPDPDYGFACPMLSGRGCGDGSACC; encoded by the coding sequence ATGAGGGTTCTGGCAGGGGTGGTCGCCGGGGTGCTGCTCGGCTTCCTGGGCTGTGGCGGCGCGACGGCCGCGCCCGCTCCCGGCGCACCCGTCGGGCAGGACGCGCCGGCGCCGGCCGGTGCTCCGAGCGGCGGGCTCGCGCCGGCCGCGAAGAACGTCGAGCTGCGCAAGTCGATCCCGGAGACCGCGGGCGCGATCTCCATCAACTTCGCGCAGTACCGGCACCGCGACGTGATGTTCGTCAGCGGCACGTTCGGCCTCAAGACCTACGACGTGACGAACCAGGACGACCCGAAACTCCTGGACCACCTCACCAAGAAGGAGCTGGCGCTGCCCGGCGACGACCCGGAGCAGCGGTTCTGGGAGAACGAGGACGTCACCGTCGACCCCAAGCGCAAACTGGTGTTCCTGGCGCGGGAGCGCACCGCGTTCGGCAGGCAGCCGGGCAACGAGCGGCCGACCGGCGTCTACATCGTGTCGGCGGCCGACCCCGCCAACCTGGAGCTGCTGAACTTCGCGCAGATGGGCACCGGCCACATCACCACGTGCATCAACGACTGCACGTACCTGTGGACGACGGGCTACGACGGCACGCCGTCCAACGACCCGGACACCTACCGCCGGTCCGGCAAGGTGTTCGTGACCGACCTGCGCGACCCGCGCAACCCGAAGACCCTGACCACGTACGTCGACCTCAACCGCAACCAGGGCGAGACGCACATGACCCACGACGTCCAGGTGGACGGCGCGGGCATCGCGTGGGTGGCGGGCACCGGCGGCACCCGCGGCTACCACACGCGCGGCTGGCACCGCGACCCGTTGACGGGCAAGGTGCGCCAGGCGACGCCGTACGACCCGGTGCCGTACGCGGGTGGCGCGGCGCCGAAGCTGGACATGCCGACGTCGTTCTCGCACAACTCGTTCCGCCCGGTGGGCCGCACGCTGGCCGACGGGCCGAGGCCGACGCGGGAGCACCCGGCGGGCAGCCTCCTCCTCCACACCGAGGAGGCGTTCGGCTCGGCGACGTGCAAGGACCAGGGCCGGTTCGTGATCTCGTCGCTGGAGGGCTCGACCAACGGCGAGTCGTGGCGGGCCACGCCGGACAAGCCGTTCACCCTCAAGACGGTCGGCGTGTGGAGCCCGGACGACCAGGAGGGCACCGTGCCCGGCCCGGACGTGTTCTGCTCGGCGCACTACTTCGACGTGAAGCAGCGGATCGTCGCCTACTCGTGGTACGAGCAGGGGACGCGGTTCCTGGACATCACCGACCCGAAGAACCCGATCCAGGTGGCGTACTGGCGGCCGGAGGGCGCGGTGTCGTGGGCGCCGTACTTCCACCGCGACCGCGTGGTCGTGGCGGACTTCGGACGTGGCGTGGAGGTGCTGAAGCTCACCAAGGGCGCGTACGACGCCCAGGAGACGCACACGAACGTGACGCTGAAGACCTCGCCGTCGACGGAGTCGGCCAGGTCGACCGACGGACCGCGGAAGCGACTGCCGCTGGCCCCGGACCCGGACTACGGGTTCGCGTGCCCGATGCTGAGCGGTCGCGGCTGCGGTGACGGTTCGGCCTGCTGTTAG
- a CDS encoding cold-shock protein → MAEQATVSAHHPDGSATALRDDGVLVDVPAAAVAEGGWRSLRPGQRVTLDRGPDGAVRAARRPV, encoded by the coding sequence GTGGCGGAGCAGGCGACGGTGAGCGCGCACCACCCCGACGGCTCGGCGACCGCGCTGCGCGACGACGGGGTGCTGGTCGACGTGCCCGCCGCCGCGGTGGCCGAGGGCGGGTGGCGGTCGCTGCGGCCCGGTCAGCGCGTCACCCTCGACCGCGGTCCCGACGGCGCGGTCCGGGCGGCCCGTCGCCCGGTGTGA
- a CDS encoding RNA degradosome polyphosphate kinase — protein MPFVSTDNTPEKPAPKRRTRTPRTQPSASAPRRRPRPAVRRGGTRAATPPEPPQRSFPSSPPAVTATEAQADLPDDRYFNRELSWLDFNARVLALAEDASQPLLERAKFLAIFASNLDEFYMVRVAGLKRRDETGLSVRSADGLTPREQLAAIAKRTQELVEQHARAFIDHVQPELEKHAISIVNWAQLTEFEQLRLSNYFTDQVFPVLTPLAVDAAHPFPYISGLSLNLAVTVRDPEGGAERFARIKVPDNVPRLVRVEQDRSSPTATFLPLEELIAAHLGELFAGMEVIECHAFRVTRNADLEVEEDQDEDLLKSLERELVRRRFGPPVRLEIADDMTEHMLERLLRELEVDPHDVVQVPGLLDLSSLWQLYSVDRKQLKDAPFVPATHPAFGERETPKSIFATLREGDVLVHHPYDSFSTSVQRFIEQAAADPRVLAIKQTLYRTSGDSPIVDALIDAAEAGKQVVALVEIKARFDEQANIKWARALEKAGVHVVYGLMGLKTHCKTSLVVRQEGSRIQRYCHIGTGNYNPKTARLYEDIGLLTAEPTIGADLTDLFNVLTGYARQDHYRSLLVAPYGVRRGIVERIEREIEHARAGERAGVRIKVNSLVDEQVIDSLYRASQAGVRVDVVVRGVCALKPGIKGLSENIHVRSILGRFLEHSRVFHFVGSGERWIGSADMMHRNLDRRVEVQVRVTDPKLVAQLDDVLDSALEPTTRCWVLRPDGEWEASPSDGSRVRDHQTELLRVHRALG, from the coding sequence ATGCCATTCGTGAGCACGGACAACACCCCCGAGAAGCCCGCGCCCAAGCGACGGACGAGGACGCCGCGGACGCAACCCTCCGCGAGCGCGCCCCGCCGTCGCCCACGTCCGGCCGTCCGACGCGGCGGAACCCGCGCCGCCACCCCGCCGGAGCCGCCGCAGCGCTCGTTCCCCAGCTCACCGCCCGCCGTCACGGCGACCGAGGCGCAGGCCGACCTGCCCGACGACCGGTACTTCAACCGGGAGCTGTCCTGGCTGGACTTCAACGCCAGGGTGCTCGCGCTCGCCGAGGACGCCTCCCAGCCGCTGCTGGAGCGGGCCAAGTTCCTCGCCATCTTCGCCTCGAACCTGGACGAGTTCTACATGGTCCGGGTGGCGGGCCTGAAGCGCCGCGACGAGACCGGCCTGTCCGTGCGCAGCGCCGACGGCCTCACCCCGCGCGAGCAGCTCGCCGCGATCGCCAAGCGCACCCAGGAGCTGGTCGAGCAGCACGCCCGCGCGTTCATCGACCACGTGCAGCCGGAGCTGGAGAAGCACGCGATCTCCATCGTCAACTGGGCCCAGTTGACCGAGTTCGAGCAGCTGCGGCTGTCCAACTACTTCACCGACCAGGTGTTCCCGGTGCTCACCCCGCTCGCGGTGGACGCGGCGCACCCGTTCCCCTACATCTCCGGCCTGTCGCTGAACCTGGCCGTGACCGTGCGCGACCCCGAAGGCGGCGCGGAGCGGTTCGCCCGCATCAAGGTCCCGGACAACGTGCCGCGCCTGGTGCGCGTCGAGCAGGACCGTTCCAGCCCGACGGCGACGTTCCTGCCGCTGGAGGAACTCATCGCCGCGCACCTCGGCGAGCTGTTCGCGGGCATGGAGGTCATCGAGTGCCACGCCTTCCGGGTCACCCGCAACGCGGACCTGGAGGTCGAGGAGGACCAGGACGAGGACCTGCTGAAGTCGCTGGAGCGGGAGCTGGTCCGCCGCCGGTTCGGCCCGCCGGTGCGGCTGGAGATCGCCGACGACATGACCGAGCACATGCTGGAGCGGCTGCTGCGCGAGCTGGAGGTCGACCCGCACGACGTCGTCCAGGTGCCGGGCCTGCTGGACCTGTCGTCGCTGTGGCAGCTCTACAGCGTCGACCGCAAGCAGCTCAAGGACGCGCCGTTCGTGCCCGCCACGCACCCGGCGTTCGGCGAGCGCGAGACGCCCAAGAGCATCTTCGCGACCCTTCGCGAGGGCGACGTGCTGGTGCACCACCCGTACGACTCGTTCTCCACCTCCGTGCAGCGGTTCATCGAGCAGGCGGCGGCCGACCCGCGCGTGCTCGCGATCAAGCAGACGCTGTACCGCACGTCGGGCGACTCCCCGATCGTGGACGCGCTGATCGACGCCGCCGAGGCGGGCAAGCAGGTCGTGGCGCTCGTGGAGATCAAGGCGCGGTTCGACGAGCAGGCGAACATCAAGTGGGCGCGTGCGCTGGAGAAGGCGGGCGTGCACGTCGTGTACGGCCTGATGGGCCTCAAGACGCACTGCAAGACGTCGCTCGTGGTGCGCCAGGAGGGCTCCCGCATCCAGCGGTACTGCCACATCGGCACCGGCAACTACAACCCGAAGACCGCGCGGCTGTACGAGGACATCGGGCTGCTGACCGCCGAGCCGACCATCGGCGCCGACCTGACCGACCTGTTCAACGTCCTCACCGGCTACGCCCGGCAGGACCACTACCGCAGCCTGCTGGTCGCGCCCTACGGCGTGCGGCGGGGCATCGTGGAGCGCATCGAGCGCGAGATCGAGCACGCGCGGGCCGGTGAGCGGGCCGGCGTGCGGATCAAGGTGAACTCGCTGGTGGACGAGCAGGTCATCGACTCGCTCTACCGGGCGTCGCAGGCGGGCGTGCGGGTGGACGTCGTGGTGCGCGGGGTGTGCGCGCTCAAGCCGGGCATCAAGGGCCTGTCGGAGAACATCCACGTGCGCTCCATCCTGGGCCGCTTCCTGGAGCACTCGCGGGTGTTCCACTTCGTCGGCTCCGGCGAGCGCTGGATCGGCAGCGCCGACATGATGCACCGCAACCTCGACCGCCGGGTGGAGGTGCAGGTGCGGGTGACCGACCCCAAGCTCGTCGCGCAGCTCGACGACGTCCTGGACTCGGCGCTGGAGCCGACCACGCGGTGCTGGGTGCTGCGGCCCGACGGGGAGTGGGAGGCGTCGCCGTCCGACGGGAGCCGGGTGCGCGACCACCAGACCGAGCTGCTGCGCGTGCACCGCGCACTCGGGTGA
- a CDS encoding NUDIX hydrolase — protein MRAAGAVLWRDGSVAVVHRPRYDDWSLPKGKLDPGETAPAAAVREVLEETGYRAVLGRHLRTVEYPAFGERKTVDYFSARAEGGSFTPNDEVDELRWVPVATASDLVTRDADREVLAAFASAPADLATVLLVRHAKAGKRDHWPGDDDLRPLSSAGRRQAEGLRSMLPLWAPSRVHSAPRVRCVDTVRGVADDVGVGVLLEPRLSEEGYWPDREAGLVRLLEIADGVGVPVVCSQGGVIPDVVSTLASLSGLPVAEVPCKKGSVWLLSFRRPEPGWSTSDTTGSWPRLVSAHYLPSPLATPRP, from the coding sequence ATCCGCGCGGCGGGCGCGGTCCTGTGGCGCGACGGCTCCGTCGCCGTCGTGCACCGGCCGCGCTACGACGACTGGTCCCTGCCCAAGGGCAAGCTCGACCCCGGTGAGACCGCGCCGGCGGCGGCGGTGCGCGAGGTGCTGGAGGAGACCGGCTACCGGGCCGTGCTCGGGCGGCACCTGCGGACCGTGGAGTACCCGGCGTTCGGCGAGCGGAAGACCGTCGACTACTTCAGCGCCCGCGCCGAGGGCGGTTCGTTCACGCCCAACGACGAGGTCGACGAGCTGCGCTGGGTGCCGGTGGCGACGGCGTCCGACCTGGTGACCCGCGACGCGGACCGCGAGGTGCTGGCGGCGTTCGCGTCCGCGCCCGCCGACCTGGCGACCGTGCTGCTGGTGCGGCACGCGAAGGCGGGCAAGCGCGACCACTGGCCGGGCGACGACGACCTGCGGCCGTTGAGCTCGGCGGGTCGGCGGCAGGCGGAGGGGCTGCGGTCGATGCTGCCCCTGTGGGCGCCGTCGCGGGTCCACTCCGCGCCGCGCGTGCGGTGCGTGGACACCGTGCGGGGCGTGGCCGACGACGTCGGGGTGGGCGTGCTGCTGGAGCCGAGGCTGTCGGAGGAGGGCTACTGGCCCGACCGCGAGGCGGGGCTGGTCCGGCTGCTGGAGATCGCCGACGGCGTGGGCGTGCCGGTGGTGTGCAGCCAGGGCGGCGTCATCCCGGACGTGGTGTCGACCCTGGCGTCCCTGTCGGGGCTGCCGGTGGCCGAGGTGCCGTGCAAGAAGGGCAGCGTGTGGCTGCTGTCCTTCCGGCGGCCGGAGCCGGGCTGGTCCACATCGGACACGACCGGCAGCTGGCCCCGGCTGGTGTCGGCGCACTACCTCCCGAGCCCCCTGGCGACCCCGCGACCGTGA
- a CDS encoding HU family DNA-binding protein — protein MNKAQLIEALAERLGDKKNAAAAVDGIVDVIVRSVHKGEKVNITGFGVFEKRARAARTARNPRTGETVKVKKTNVPAFRAGSTFKDVISGTKKLPKATAAKPAAAKSTTAAKSAASTKAPATRSTTARTTTTRTARTTTARTAAAATKAPATRRTAAAAKTTTAAKPAAGAAKATTPKATTAKASTAKAAAAPKAAAAKKPAAAKATTAKATPAKKPAARKTAAKK, from the coding sequence GTGAACAAGGCCCAGCTCATCGAGGCGCTCGCCGAGCGCCTTGGCGACAAGAAGAACGCCGCTGCCGCTGTCGACGGCATCGTCGACGTGATCGTCCGCAGCGTCCACAAGGGCGAGAAGGTCAACATCACCGGTTTCGGTGTCTTCGAGAAGCGTGCCCGCGCGGCCCGCACCGCTCGCAACCCGCGCACCGGTGAGACCGTGAAGGTCAAGAAGACCAACGTTCCCGCGTTCCGCGCGGGTTCGACGTTCAAGGACGTCATCAGCGGCACGAAGAAGCTGCCGAAGGCCACCGCCGCCAAGCCCGCGGCGGCGAAGTCGACCACCGCCGCGAAGTCCGCCGCGTCCACGAAGGCCCCGGCCACGCGCAGCACCACCGCGCGCACCACGACGACGCGCACGGCGCGCACCACCACCGCGCGCACCGCCGCGGCGGCGACCAAGGCCCCGGCCACCCGCCGGACCGCGGCCGCGGCCAAGACGACGACGGCCGCCAAGCCCGCGGCAGGCGCGGCCAAGGCCACCACGCCGAAGGCGACCACGGCCAAGGCGTCGACGGCGAAGGCGGCGGCCGCCCCGAAGGCGGCGGCGGCGAAGAAGCCGGCGGCCGCGAAGGCGACCACGGCGAAGGCCACCCCGGCCAAGAAGCCGGCGGCGCGAAAGACCGCGGCGAAGAAGTGA
- the leuD gene encoding 3-isopropylmalate dehydratase small subunit: MEAFTTHTGVGVPLRRSNVDTDQIIPAVYLKRVTRSGFEDGLFAAWRGDEQFVLNREPFRAGSVLVAGPDFGTGSSREHAVWALLDYGFRVVISSRFADIFRGNAGKQGLVAAQCAQSDVELLWKLLENDPGAEVTVDLTRNTVVAKDFTAPFSIDEYTRWRLLEGLDDIALTLRHADDITTFERNRPGWLPTTEPVPVR; encoded by the coding sequence ATGGAAGCGTTCACCACCCACACCGGGGTCGGGGTGCCCCTGCGCCGGTCCAACGTGGACACCGACCAGATCATCCCCGCCGTCTACCTCAAGCGCGTCACCCGCTCGGGTTTCGAGGACGGGCTGTTCGCGGCCTGGCGCGGCGACGAGCAGTTCGTGCTCAACCGGGAACCGTTCCGGGCGGGCAGCGTGCTGGTCGCCGGGCCCGACTTCGGCACCGGCTCCTCCCGCGAGCACGCCGTCTGGGCGTTGCTGGACTACGGCTTCCGGGTGGTCATCTCCTCCCGGTTCGCCGACATCTTCCGGGGCAACGCGGGCAAGCAGGGCCTCGTGGCCGCCCAGTGCGCGCAGTCCGATGTCGAATTGCTGTGGAAGCTCCTGGAGAACGACCCCGGCGCCGAGGTGACCGTGGACCTCACCCGGAACACGGTTGTGGCGAAGGACTTCACCGCGCCCTTCTCGATCGACGAGTACACCCGCTGGCGGCTGCTGGAGGGTTTGGACGACATCGCGCTGACCCTGCGGCACGCCGACGACATCACCACGTTCGAGCGGAACCGCCCCGGTTGGTTGCCCACCACCGAACCGGTCCCCGTGCGCTAG
- the leuC gene encoding 3-isopropylmalate dehydratase large subunit, translated as MSRTLAEKVWEAHVVRHGSGAEPDLLYIDLHLLHEVTSPQAFDGLRLSGRRLRRPDLTIATEDHNVPTLDIELPIADPVSRTQVETLRKNCAEFGVRLHPMGDAEQGIVHVVGPQLGLTQPGMTVVCGDSHTSTHGAFGALAFGIGTSEVEHVMATQTLPLKPFKTMAITVDGTLRPGVTAKDVILAVIARIGTGGGQGYVLEYRGSAIEALSMEARMTVCNMSIEAGARAGMIAPDQTTFDYLRGRPHAPTGADWDAAVEHWKSLRTDEGAEFDAEVRLDADELTPFVTWGTNPGQGLPLADRVPDPAAIADENERVAAEKALAYMGLAPGTPLRDIHVDTVFLGSCTNGRIEDLRAAADVLRGHRVADGVRMLVVPGSMRVRAQAESEGLHEVFLAAGAEWRQAGCSMCLGMNPDQLKPGERSASTSNRNFEGRQGKGGRTHLVSPLVAAATAVRGTLSSPADLV; from the coding sequence ATGAGCCGCACGCTCGCGGAGAAGGTGTGGGAAGCGCACGTGGTGCGCCACGGCAGTGGCGCGGAGCCCGATCTGCTCTACATCGACCTCCACCTGCTGCACGAAGTGACCAGCCCGCAGGCGTTCGACGGCCTGCGCCTGTCGGGCAGGCGGCTCCGCCGCCCGGACCTGACCATCGCCACCGAGGACCACAACGTCCCGACGCTCGACATCGAGCTGCCGATCGCCGACCCGGTGTCGCGCACCCAGGTCGAGACGCTGCGCAAGAACTGCGCCGAGTTCGGGGTGCGGCTGCACCCGATGGGCGACGCCGAGCAGGGCATCGTCCACGTGGTCGGCCCGCAGCTCGGGCTCACCCAGCCCGGCATGACCGTCGTCTGCGGTGACAGCCACACCTCCACGCACGGCGCGTTCGGCGCGCTGGCGTTCGGCATCGGCACGTCCGAGGTCGAGCACGTGATGGCGACGCAGACGCTGCCGCTCAAGCCGTTCAAGACGATGGCCATCACGGTCGACGGCACGCTGCGGCCGGGCGTCACGGCGAAGGACGTGATCCTCGCCGTGATCGCCCGGATCGGCACCGGCGGCGGCCAGGGCTACGTGCTGGAGTACCGGGGCAGCGCGATCGAGGCGCTGTCGATGGAAGCCCGCATGACCGTCTGCAACATGTCCATCGAGGCGGGCGCGCGCGCCGGCATGATCGCGCCCGACCAGACCACGTTCGACTACCTGCGCGGCCGGCCGCACGCCCCGACCGGCGCGGACTGGGACGCCGCGGTCGAGCACTGGAAGTCGCTGCGCACCGACGAAGGCGCCGAGTTCGACGCCGAGGTGCGGCTGGACGCCGACGAGCTGACGCCGTTCGTCACGTGGGGCACCAACCCCGGCCAGGGCCTGCCGCTGGCCGACCGCGTGCCCGACCCGGCCGCCATCGCCGACGAGAACGAGCGCGTGGCCGCCGAGAAGGCGCTGGCGTACATGGGGCTGGCGCCCGGCACACCGCTCCGCGACATCCACGTCGACACCGTCTTCCTCGGCTCGTGCACGAACGGCCGCATCGAGGACCTGCGCGCCGCCGCCGACGTCCTGCGCGGACACCGCGTCGCCGACGGCGTCCGAATGCTGGTGGTGCCCGGCTCCATGCGGGTGCGCGCCCAGGCCGAGTCCGAGGGGCTGCACGAGGTGTTCCTCGCGGCGGGCGCCGAGTGGCGGCAGGCCGGGTGCTCGATGTGCCTGGGCATGAACCCGGATCAGCTCAAGCCGGGTGAGCGCAGCGCGTCCACCTCCAACCGCAACTTCGAGGGCAGGCAGGGCAAGGGTGGCCGCACCCACCTGGTCTCGCCACTCGTGGCCGCCGCCACCGCCGTGCGCGGCACCCTGTCGTCGCCCGCCGACCTGGTCTGA
- a CDS encoding IclR family transcriptional regulator, with protein sequence MGQHSGIGVLDKAVAVLNAVAKDPCGLAELCNRTGLPRATAHRLAVGLEVHRLLRRGSDGRWRPGAALAELAGGATDPLLDAASSVLPRLRDITGESVQLYRRDGMQRVCVSSAEPPSGLRDTVPVGARLPMTAGSGAKVLAAWADPGTQRGVLADAVYGERTLLEVRRRGWAQSVAEREPGVASVSAPVRDSTGAVVAAVSVSGPIDRMGRRPGARWAADLLAAAEALQSRL encoded by the coding sequence GTGGGACAGCATAGCGGGATCGGCGTGCTGGACAAGGCAGTGGCCGTCTTGAACGCCGTCGCAAAGGATCCGTGTGGGCTCGCCGAGCTGTGCAACCGGACGGGGTTGCCGCGCGCGACCGCGCACCGGTTGGCCGTGGGGCTAGAGGTGCACCGGTTGCTGCGACGGGGTTCCGACGGCCGGTGGCGTCCGGGCGCGGCACTGGCGGAATTGGCGGGCGGGGCCACGGACCCGTTGCTCGACGCGGCGTCCTCGGTGCTGCCGAGGCTCCGCGACATCACGGGCGAGAGCGTGCAGCTGTACCGCCGGGATGGAATGCAGCGCGTCTGCGTGTCGTCGGCGGAGCCGCCGAGCGGGCTGCGCGACACCGTCCCGGTGGGTGCGCGGCTGCCGATGACGGCGGGTTCGGGCGCGAAGGTGCTGGCGGCGTGGGCCGACCCTGGCACGCAGCGCGGCGTCCTGGCCGACGCGGTCTACGGCGAGCGCACCCTCCTGGAGGTCCGCCGCCGAGGCTGGGCGCAAAGCGTGGCGGAACGCGAGCCGGGCGTGGCCAGCGTCTCGGCCCCGGTCCGCGACAGCACCGGCGCCGTAGTGGCCGCGGTGTCCGTCTCGGGCCCCATCGACCGCATGGGCCGCCGCCCAGGGGCCCGCTGGGCAGCCGACCTGCTGGCCGCAGCGGAAGCCCTGCAATCCCGCCTATAA
- a CDS encoding HAD family hydrolase — protein MSLDVDDTLVDYSTSSRAALAAMVGNADNWSLWQRITDEHCSRLLAGELEYESMRNIRTRAFFAALGEELDLTEATRRELFRQEVLAAGWRLFPDVVPCLEWLRATGLPLAAVSNASGRHQRVKIAALGLAQYFDTVLIAGEVGAAKPDRVIFDTACADLGVPQGDTVHIGDRLHADAIGARDAGMKGVWLNRQGPREGALPAGIAAISSLAELPELLVCELSAASA, from the coding sequence GTGAGCCTCGATGTGGACGACACGCTCGTCGACTACAGCACCTCATCGCGGGCCGCGCTCGCCGCGATGGTCGGCAACGCCGACAACTGGTCGCTGTGGCAGCGCATCACCGATGAACACTGTTCCCGGCTGCTCGCGGGCGAGCTGGAATACGAGTCCATGCGCAACATCCGCACCCGCGCCTTCTTCGCCGCGCTGGGCGAGGAACTCGACCTGACCGAGGCGACCCGGCGCGAGTTGTTCCGGCAGGAAGTGCTCGCGGCGGGCTGGCGGCTGTTCCCGGACGTGGTGCCGTGCCTGGAATGGCTGCGCGCGACCGGATTGCCGCTCGCGGCCGTCAGCAACGCGTCCGGCAGACACCAACGAGTGAAGATCGCGGCCCTCGGCCTGGCGCAGTATTTCGACACCGTGCTCATCGCGGGTGAAGTGGGCGCGGCCAAACCGGACCGCGTGATCTTCGACACCGCGTGCGCCGACCTCGGGGTGCCGCAGGGTGACACCGTGCACATCGGCGACCGCCTCCACGCCGACGCCATCGGCGCGCGCGACGCGGGCATGAAGGGCGTGTGGCTGAACCGGCAGGGCCCGCGCGAGGGCGCGCTGCCCGCCGGCATCGCCGCCATCAGCAGCCTCGCTGAGCTGCCGGAACTGCTGGTCTGCGAGCTGTCGGCGGCCTCGGCCTGA